One Nicotiana sylvestris chromosome 12, ASM39365v2, whole genome shotgun sequence genomic window carries:
- the LOC138883963 gene encoding uncharacterized protein, with translation MRKEGEKATLAFALCPSLVKDNLKNSLFTVLSWVEGLNTSPFTESVCVILTEMTNGEEQINHAMIVTANTVSGMPGPIRPTALAMAMPPAEKPGKFSGVDFKRWQQRMFFYLTTLSLQRFIQEDFLVVPEGTLDNERFLVTEAWKHSDFLCKNYILSGLEDGLYNVCSVMKTSRELWNALEKKYKTEDAGLKKFVAAKFLDFKMIDDKSVIAQVKELQVIVHDILTEGMVINEAFQVAAFIKKLPPLWKDFKNYLKHKRKEMTLEDLIVRLRIEEDNKAAKKKSRGSSTIMGANIVEEASTSKKRKKLSGSKNYPSKKRFKGNCHNCGKVGHKATERHAPKKDKKKSQANMIEKNDEIDDLCAMFSECNLVGNPRE, from the exons ATGAGGAAAGAAGGTGAAAAAGCAACTTTGGCTTTTGCACTTTGTCCCTCGTTGGTTAAAGACAA TTTGAAGAATAGTCTCTTCACTGTGTTGTCTTGGGTTGAAGGATTAAACACTTCACCATTTACTGAATCTGTTTGTGTCATATTGACAGAAATGACTAACGGAGAGGAACAAATTAATCATGCTATGATTGTTACTGCTAACACAGTTTCAGGGATGCCAGGTCCTATCCGTCCTACTGCACTTGCAATGGCTATGCCACCAGCGGAAAAGCCGGGGAAATTTTCTGGTGTTGACTTTAAGAGATGGCAGCAAAGGATGTTCTTTTATCTGACCACTTTAAGTCTGCAAAGGTTCATTCAAGAGGATTTTCTAGTCGTGCCTGAAGGAACCCTTGACAATGAGCGCTTCCTTGTTACTGAGGCTTGGAAGCACTCTGATTTCCTATGCAAAAATTACATTTTAAGTGGACTAGAAGATGGCCTGTACAACGTTTGTAGCGTCATGAAAACATCAAGAGAATTATGGAATGCTCTTGAAaagaagtacaagactgaagATGCTGGACTAAAGAAGTTTGTGGCCGCCAAATTTCTGGATTTCAAAATGATTGACGATAAATCTGTCATAGCGCAAGTCAAAGAAttgcaagttattgttcatgACATCCTTACTGAAG gtatggtcataaatgaaGCGTTTCAAGTTGCGGCATTTATTAAAAAGTTGCCTCCGCTGTGGAAGGACTTTAAGAATTACTTGAAACATAAGCGCAAGGAGATGACGCTTGAAGACCTTATTGTTCGTCTACGGATTGAAGAGGACAACAAGGCTGCTAAGAAGAAATCTCGTGGAAGTTCAACAATAATGGGTGCAAATATTGTTGAGGAAGCTTCAACgagtaaaaagagaaagaagctGTCTGGATCAAAGAATTATCCAAGCAAGAAGAGGTTTAAAggtaattgccacaactgtggaaAGGTTGGACACAAGGCTACTGAACGTCATGCACCAAAGAAGGACAAAAAGAAAAGTCAAGCAAATATGATTGAGAAGAATGATGAAATAGACGACCTATGTGCCATGTTTTCAGAATGCAACTTAGTCGGAAATCCTAGAGAATGA
- the LOC104244245 gene encoding uncharacterized protein, whose protein sequence is MIKSTELDQRKSFSFSSFDFNSSHGLFSSDDDISQGYDASNYVMYDSDDGDGDGAYIEINLNPLPTKTTVVDKEEKETPEVELRISFSAGISSTVTTTCSLSAAETSCSTTQHAQGTTNKARLGLFVSLTRIVNAFMASSVKNLNSLRVEKANFDHESNCTEMLSNRKDRTMVTSKPNGIMNFIIKFKYRNIPSMLFSMVTPKAKREQMPARQPLLQRGSSTCNENPTNDTMKLKTRNHSDLNYQDLTRDKSTTSVAGIINLKAMRGVLDSLVRTSRYYTSARTRTSFAHKNSKSKSCPNSIKSSPMHSNNNGYDDEVRRFYLRDNSVQAAIAHCKKSFGAPVDFEFHR, encoded by the exons ATGATCAAAAGCACAGAACTGGACCAAAGAAAGAgtttttcttttagttcttttgaCTTCAACTCATCTCATGGCCTCTTCTCTTCTGATGATGATATCAGTCAAGGTTATGATGCTAGTAATTATGTTATGTATGATTCAGACGACGGCGACGGCGACGGCGCGTACATTGAAATAAACCTTAATCCTCTGCCAACAAAAACAACAGTAGTTGATAAAGAGGAGAAGGAAACTCCAGAGGTGGAGTTACGCATATCTTTTTCAGCTGGAATTTCCTCAACTGTGACAACAACATGTTCATTATCAGCTGCTGAAACGTCATGTAGTACAACACAACATGCACAGGGAACAACTAATAAGGCGAGGTTAGGCCTTTTTGTATCCTTGACTCGCATTGTGAACGCGTTCATGGCATCCTCGGTCAAGAACTTGAATTCACTGAGGGTAGAAAAAGCTAATTTTGACCATGAATCGAATTGCACGGAGATGTTAAGCAACAG GAAAGATCGTACGATGGTCACTTCAAAGCCAAATGGAATTATGAACTTTATTATAAAATTCAAATACAGAAATATTCCATCAATGCTATTTTCAATGGTGACACCCAAAGCCAAAAGGGAACAAATGCCGGCCAGACAACCTTTACTACAGCGAGGCAGCAGCACATGCAACGAAAATCCAACAAATGACACTATGAAACTGAAAACTCGCAATCATTCAGATCTTAATTATCAAGATCTAACCCGCGACAAATCAACAACATCTGTCGCGGGCATAATAAACCTTAAGGCAATGAGAGGAGTATTAGATTCACTCGTCAGGACGAGTCGTTATTACACAAGTGCAAGAACAAGGACATCATTTGCCCATAAGAATAGTAAAAGTAAAAGCTGCCCTAATTCTATTAAGTCGTCACCTATGCATAGCAACAACAATGGTTATGATGATGAAGTTAGAAGGTTTTATTTGAGGGATAATTCTGTTCAGGCAGCCATTGCTCATTGTAAGAAATCATTTGGCGCTCCAGTTGACTTTGAATTTCATCGTTAA
- the LOC104244244 gene encoding calcium-binding protein CAST-like produces the protein MGSVGDNNGVQDECKQSLTRGKLKSSSSSSFRLRSPSLNSIRLRRIFDVFDRNHDSLISVDELSQAVNLLGLDADQSEIESMVRSYIKSGNNGLRFEDFEALHRSLDDVFFGSKYEDKIGLDQDPDQDEVDLKDAFNVFDENGDGFISAKELQAVLEKLGLPEGNEIDRVEMMISSVDKDHDGQVDFVEFKDMMRTVIVPSS, from the coding sequence ATGGGATCAGTAGGTGACAATAATGGAGTACAGGACGAGTGTAAACAGAGCCTTACCAGAGGCAAACTTAAGTCTTCTTCCTCATCGTCGTTCCGGCTTCGAAGTCCGAGCCTCAATTCAATTCGTCTTCGTCGGATCTTCGACGTGTTTGACAGAAACCATGACAGTTTGATCAGCGTTGACGAACTTAGTCAAGCGGTTAATTTGCTAGGGTTAGATGCCGATCAAtcggaaattgaatcaatggtgAGATCATACATCAAGTCCGGAAACAACGGCCTTAGATTCGAAGATTTCGAGGCTCTACATCGCTCACTCGACGATGTTTTTTTCGGGTCAAAATATGAAGATAAGATCGGATTGGATCAGGATCCGGATCAGGACGAAGTGGATCTGAAGGATGCGTTTAACGTGTTTGATGAGAACGGCGACGGTTTTATATCGGCGAAGGAATTACAGGCTGTACTAGAGAAACTGGGATTGCCTGAAGGAAACGAAATTGATAGAGTGGAGATGATGATTTCATCAGTTGACAAAGATCACGATGGCCAAGTTGATTTCGTTGAATTCAAGGATATGATGCGCACTGTTATTGTTCCTTCTTCATAA